ACAGAGATTGCTTTTTCTATGATTTCTGGTTGAAAGAACTTGGCTGCATGTCTCAGGACCTCAGGGTCCAGGCTATTCTGAACAACATCTTCTAAGAGGGCTTCGGCTTGCTGTCTATCACACTTCTTAAGGATCTTGGCTAAATACACCTTAGCTTCATAGTTTTGCTGCTGTTCATGGAGAATGGCAACCAACTGCTTTTTGGCTGCTTCCCGATGTACAGGCTTGTGTGAGTGAGTCCATGATGCAAAGACCGCAATTGCCAACCCAGCAAGAAATTCCCCATTTGCTCTGTCTTCTCTTAATGCCATTTGGAAACACTTTGTGGCTTCAATGCCATTGCGGAAGCCTGCTGCCAGGAGAGACCAGCCTTTCTGTGCATGTGTCTCAGGGATCTGAGCTGCATGTGGAGAGCGGCTCTTCAGGGAGCTGCAGATCTTTCTAACCTTGTCCAGGTAAAACTCAACCAAATCATAGTGGGCCAAGTGATAATAGATCCAGGCGTAGTTTCCATAAATGACCAGGACCTGCCGGGGGAAGTTATCTGGATGATCTCTTTGCAGAATCTCTTCGGCTTCTCTCAGGCTTTGCAGAGCGTCTTCATATTGCCCTTGCAGGTGGCAGAGATAAGCCTGCATGGCAAGGAGCGTGGGCTGGTTCTGGTAGTGAGTGTGGGCGATCCTGAGAGCCAGAGTTTGGAGGAGGTGAACTGCATCTACCTGGTCTCTGATTTCAAAGTTCCAGGTGAAGTGGCACTGGAGGGCCTGCAGCTTCTCCTTCAGACGCAGGGTGCtgcaaagagaggggaaaatgagACTCCATCTGGGCTGAAtgaatttccactacatgctaCAATCATCCCCACCACCATGACAGGGAGCgacactgccccccacctccagtgagtACCCCTGCTGCAGGTATCCCCTTCAGCACCCACCAAttgtacccccacccccacattccctccccctccccactcggcagtgtcctctttttgggaacctgaaatatcGTCACCCTGGAACAAGCACCACACTGAACAATAgaacaatcccccccccccgtcttgtTAGACTCACAGGACTCCCCCTCTCTGCCTTGCTAGACACATAGCCGCCCCCCCCTCCGCACTCCCTCCAGCTGTCCCTGCGCTCTGGTCTGGTGCCGGTGCCTTGCGCtcagggtggtgctgggggggcagtggggtgacaTGGTCTCAGCTCCAGGCTGAGCATTCACAAGAGCCCCCCCTCCTTGCAAGCAGCTggttcccctccctgcagcctcccccgcGCTGTAGCTccgggctcctgctgctgctgccttttctCTCTGCAATTCCTGGGctggtcccatcccacccccccggCTGCCCCTTGGCTCCAGCTCCCCAGGGATCAGAGTtaatctcccccccccaccacccgcaGCCAGGTttcctgagctgtagctcacgaaagctcatgctcagataaattggttcatctctaaggtgccacaaatcctccttttctttttgtgaatacagacgaagacggctgctactctgaaacacaacggagaggggggacagggctgggggggcactcTCTTACCGACTCCTCCGTTGATGCGGAGCGAAGCCGGAGTGACAGCTGGCCAGAGGGGGAGCTCTCCGTGAAGGTAGAGCGAGGGGAGCTCGCAGGGCGAGGTGCCAACAGTGACCTGCACTAGCCCTGAGAGGCACCAGCCTGGAGAGTCAACAGGACGCAGAATTACCCCAGAGTGACCCCGCCCCAGAGCTTTCAAAGCCGGAGATTTACAGCCCCAGAAATGCGCAGAGGGGGGCGGAAAGCTGTCTGACTTTAGCCCTGGCTGGAAATGTCCCCCCCGCCCAGCGACCCCAATGCTCCTACCTCATTGCGATCCGCTGAGTCCCAGCCCGGCCAGGGGAGGTGACGGCTCCTTTCACTGCCCCGGGTTTCTTCCCAAGGTGTGGACGTGCCCGGTTCTGGGAGAGACCCGAGTTCTGCCCGGGCAGGCTGGACTGTGGCCGCCCGGACGATGCTGCCCTTCTTATGCAGGGCGGGTTGCTAGCTGGGGATCTCACGGGTTTGGCTGGGGAGCTGCATTTCCCCGGAAAGCGGGAGTGAGCAGGGGAAAAGGAAACTGAAACTTAACTTTCCCTTCCACTTGTCAGCTTCAGCGTCCCCTCAGCCTGAGTCGCCAGCTGCAGCCCCCTGGTGACATGGGACTAGttattggggggggtggggtgggcacgtACAATCCTGGCCCGGGCTTCCCAGCACACGGCCGGGGTCACTCACCATCACCGCGCCGCGGGCGCTCCCTGCTACGCCCCCAACCAGctccgcagccccctgccccgaaCCGGTTGCCCGCGTCCCGGCCCCGGccagcccttccccaccaccGGGGGGTGTTCGTATCGCCCTCACgcactgccagggccctgcctGGGGCACGGAGCAGCGAGGAGCAGAGGGCGATGAGGGAGGCAGGGCAATTAGCCAAAGGTGAGAGCTTTGTACCTGCTCCCCCaggtctcctcccctccccgaaCCCTCCCCCAGCTTTATCCGCGCAGGGTGCGACTTTCCAAAGGCCCCCCGCCCCCGGTTTAGACACCCAGGCCCCATTGGCTGCCAGCGTGATCCCTGCTCCTCAGtcacttgggcacttttgaaaatgcctcCCCCACATACAAATTCAACCCTCTAAAGTGAGGAAATAATAGTCAggttgtgacgttattgacatgaccTGTGACCCTATaaagatcattgttgcaaccactgttatatatttgcagcaaatattgtacagagGTTGTggtgtgaggtgtctatggagAGGTTAGGGTTGGCTGGGtaggattatgctgtctgtatgggtCTATCGTTGTTGTGGTTGAAGTGATGAACATtagctatgtacttgtatctcaatgtgcttgattctaagtagcctcagggaagcatttggtcagcttcttgagaaggcACTATTCTCaataagtgcccagtcaagaaacgcTTAAGTGACagtggaccttgggagactccaattcacatgagaagtcttcctgggaatgttcaaggtagcatgtgagcaatggctgctctcCCTGTAAAAGAATTGAGtcatgcagggacatgtgacttgcccaagtgacTCCAGAcgccatcttgctgctgtgattttccacagtaagaacaaaggggtgtccttccacatggcagaggatataaaaggccctggaaatccCTCCATTTTATCTTCAATCCTGTTTCTTACCTTTGGAGAGACTTTGCTACattgaagctctgaacaaaggactgaatgacccatcccagctggggatgttctgcagagacttgatttgaacctgccgtttattccatcactgcgaCATGCCTGAAcgaagaactttgccatcactgtatgtcattgattccatttaaccaattttagctctcatctatatttctttctttcaatgAGTAAacttttagattctaaaggattggcaacagtgtgatttgtgggtaagatctgacttgtatattgacctgggtctggggcttggtcctttagGTTTGGGAGAAccgttttttttttattggggtattggttttcataaccagtcgtccccataacgagtggccctggtggtgatactggggaACTGGAGTGtcgaagggaattgcttgtgggacttatggttagccagtggggtgagaccaagtgatctgtttggctggtttggtgtgccttaatagtaaaggaaacccaaccttgggctgtaactgccctgctctaagcaatttgtcctgaactgatacTCTCCGTCGTGTCCCGCCAGAGGCTGCATCGTTACCCAGGTTCCCTGTGCAGCCTCATCTCTTCCCTTTGTACTGCCGCATGCTGGTGCGCTCCTCAATGAGACGATCGCGTTCTATCTCCGGGGGGCCCCTGCCTGGTTCACTGCGCTGTGGGGACAGTGTGGGGGTCTCTTCTGTTCCGTCCTACGTCGGTTCTTACGCTCTGCTCCTCATTGCAGTGTCTGAGTGCTTTCCAGCTGTGCATTAATTActgtaccttagagactaaccaatttatttggtctacagctcacgaaagctcatgctcaaataaattggttagtctctaaggtgccacaagtactccttttctttttgcgaatacagactaacacggctgttactctgaaacctgtcattaattacTGTGACTCACACCTGTCACATGTTTGGTTTCTCGTCTCCCAGAGGGAGAAGCGTCTTtccagagggttttttaaatatacattttgttttgtttcagaaggtggaggatgTAAAGGGGGGAAGGCCGGTGGCTAGTTGCCATTTCCTTCTCACTAATAGGGAGGAGCTggctgtgaatctgaaggtggaaggcaacttgggtgaaagtgactACACAGCGATAAAGAGTTTGTGATCCTAGGAGAaggaagcagggggagcagcagcataAAGACAATACACTTAAAAAGCCGATTTCAACAAACTCAGGGAATCGTTTGCCTGGTTCTCTGCCCTCGATCGGTAGGGGGGACTGTCCCATCATtgaggggtgaggggggaacAGCCAGCACCCTAGGGCCACATCTAGAGCAATTTATTTAAAGGGGATGCAAAGCCGCAGTTGCTTTTTGTTGGGGGGTGTCGGTGCCTGAGGCCTGGGCTTGCGAGGGTTAACGGGCTCTGACCAGCTCCCAGCTTATGAGCTCCTTGCTGGAGATGCATAAAGAGCTCCTTAAAGGGACAAATCCCATCATGTCCCGTGTGCTCCCCAGCCCCGGTCATCCGAGGCTCTCAGAGCAGCCCGAGGCCTTGCCAGCCGAACGCATTCTCCCCAGAGTGAGGcaggctggcagggggtggggcctcaccATAGCCTGCTGTGTTTCCGGCCCAGCTCTTTCTGATTCCTCACGCTCCCTTTAGGTTTCATTTCTCTGCGTTTCAGCTTCCTGATCTCTGTACAAAGAGCTGGCAGGTGCccaggacggggagggggggcagcaggagagacatcacccacccttcccctctgaacatccccctccccacacccccctcctgcgAACACTTGCACGACTCACATGCATGCCCCTGTGAACACATTCCCCCCCCCTCACCCACACTCCCCCCACACTGCTGTGCTGGGGCTGATCCTGGCTCTGTGGGGCCCTGCAGAGGGTTGCAGGGGTTGGGTGGCATAGAAGCCGGGCTGCGTCTGCCCCTCATGCCTGGTCTCTGTGCAGGGTTGATTAACTGGGGTGCCCAGCTGGTGGGAGGGAGCCGCGTTCCCCATGGGCTGTTAACCCTCCGAACCCCTTCCTGTTgtcagctcccagtggctatgTGAGCAGGGAGTGACTGAGCTCTCCTCTAACATCTAGTGATGGGCTGGGGGAAAAAGACTTCTGTATTTACAtgagtacataaaaggttgttacaaggaggagggagaaaaattgtttttcttaacctctgaggacaggacaagaagcaatgggcttaaattgcagccagggaggtttaggttggacataaaCTTCCTACAGTTGCTGTAACTACAGGGTTTGGCAGCTCCCTGGCACGGTGAGTCGCTGCTGCCCAGAGCACAAGACTAGGAGCAACGTCCGGGTCAAATTGTCATACAGACATCCACCTTTTACCAAAAAAgccaaagaaacaacaaaaaagataagaacgttcaaagcaccttatttgtgtttctattgcATTTGGGTCTAGTAAACAATAGAGACACCTgtacattgtttttattattgagtctgcaaaataCAAACCCTACATTTAGATAAATTACAATGGCATGGATGTGTCCATGtgcatatttgtttgtttttcctaaagttaattaagtcttttaggaaaaattgtcagagcagccaccagcaagagttggtggctgcacggTGGCCACCAAAAATTTTTGTTGTGAGAAGACAGAGCTACTTGACGCAATTGAGAGTAGCTGTTCTGTTAAGGGGTCACTCgggctgaaatcactgatgatgAGCTCTAGCTGCCGAGCCATTGACCTGGTGAAGGACAGTGGTGCAGGGAAAGAGAGCGCCCGAGCAGTGAGGTTTCCCGCTACCCACCGAGCGCTGGGTTCAGTGGTGGGACCTGAGAACGTGGCATCGCAGAGAGCAATGGGTGGcggcagagaagcagcagcagcgccAGGGTGACCGATGGTGGCAGAGGGAAGGGTGGCAGCAGGGTCCGTTGTGCTCGATGCACGtcctggatgggggtgggaggcgaACCCACATGAAGGCCCCTCTGAGCTCTGGGTCTTTGCTGACCAAGGACagccaactgtgagtggggtgcagtggagggagaggggagcgaTGTGCTAATGGGACATTCATTCCTCAGACTTTCCCACcagcagctgggaaactgaggcaaaagtcACTGCCCTGTGTTAAAGGGGAAAGGGACTGAAAGGCaaaggaggagtgtgtgtgtgtgtgtgataagaAAAGAGATCCTTATGCTTTCAGTCTCCCTAGGTTCGGCCTCCCTGTCCAGCGTCTGTCATCTGGAAGGATCCCTTCTCCTGCAAAGAGGACCCCTCCCACCCTAAATAATGAGGAGTCAATCAGTAAAGGTAAAATCAAATAAAGTGTATTGAAGGGTTTATAACAAAGAGTGGGACAaataagaaggggaaaaaagagcaaAATTGCGCAATACAGTGATTACCCCCAAACTCAACCCTACAAAACAGATATAAAAACCGTCTTCACAGATCAAAGCGACAGCAGGTGCTTGGGACCTCAATCCTCTGGCTAACGGCAAGGCTTTGGAGAGGAGCTCCAAGGAGTCCCTTGATGTTCCTTCGTGGCCACAGGAAAACAGAACAAATGGTACGCTCAGGAGCACAGCAATGGACGATGACAAAGGTAAGTGCTGTTTCTTCTCCTCTCTTCTCTTTAGAGGTGAGGAAGCTGTTGGAAGAAAATCCCTAGGATGGATAGATGTCTGCAGGTAAGACCCACGACCCATGACCGTCCCTGGCTGCCACTCAGTTGGACAGCCCTGAGGCCATGTTCGGCGCAGCTTTTTATACACTGGCCCGGGAAACCCCTTAGAAAAGGCGGGAAGCCCCTTCTGGGAAACCCCTTAGGAAAACCAATTCTGACTGGAAGTTGTTTACAACTCCAGGAGAAATAAAAGAGCGGGAAAATGGACCTATAGCTCACGTGGGCATAAAATTCCATTTTGAAACCAACATGGATTCCTGTAGTCACAAAACATACGAAAATGAACCCACCTAACAAAAGTGTGCTGTGGGGTTGGCTTGGCTTATGATCACATGTGTTTGAATGTGGTTGTGATGTTTTCCCAAACtaatgctgggttccctttccctttcaaTAGCAGTTCTCTTTTGTAAAAcacagagtcagtgcctgtgAGTGGGGACGTATTGTCTCTTGGAGGCGCCCGGGGCGGTGTtaagttttcccagattactgcggtgggggggctcgagccagttcttTGTGGCAGTGTTaggaggaacccctagatatcgAACCTGTGTGGGTGCTGCTGACTCCACCATGCAGAAGGGTGAAGTTACATTGTGGTGGGCCACGCCTAGAGGTGCCACTCAGGTCAGggcctgttgtattaatttagatgggccaaaggtgttaactactcctgagggaattctgcaccaaaaaaataaaaattctgtgcacagtattttaaaattctgcagattttatttgttaataaataaatgtggatgCTCCAgtgtggcagtggggagcacaggccactgactgcACAGAAGTGGGAGATCACGCTGCAGGACCCCCCGAGCCTCCAGGACAGGACTCGGCAGTGAGGTTGCTCTGGACCCTGATACAGCGCAAGGGCTGGACCTCCCCCGAAactcccagggccctgcccctctgcaccaggcacaccaggtgtgggcaggcaggctcagcccagcaggatccaagtgtggaagggcttagtgtggggggcaggggcatgtTTTCTGCacacacagtggtgcagaattcccccaggaatagtaacataacccagtcactgtccaacactGACCAGTTGGAAAAAGGTCCAAGGGGTGGTATTCAgggacctcagcctgcttagtactgTGGCAAATGCTTCCAGCTCTGGTGGGGCCTGATGTTTACACAACCTCTAGAAACGTCCCTCCTTTGTGTGTCTGAGTGGAGATGAGACCAGGAGGAGATGGGTGGGCCAGAAGAGAGAAGAAACACTGGTTATTGCAGATATCTAGAGGGAGACCAAGTCCTGTCCCTTATCCAAAAGGCcaggcccatcctgcctccctctGAGggtccccttcctctcctccactgaGATCTGGGCAGTTCAGGACACAGTCAGAGGGGGCTGGATGGATGCCTCTACACAGGGCCAGGATTGGGACAGAGGAGACACACACAGAACTGCATGCTCAGGAGAGTTTATTCTTGTTGTGGGCTGCAGccactgaggggaaggggcaggagtgtAACTAGAACAGACACACTTCGGGGAAGAGAGTTTGCAGCTGGGGAAGTGAGATCTGGTctctcagggagggagaggactaTCCCTTGATGCAGCAAAGGCACTTGAAAGTCTGGGACCTTGTCTGATCATGCCCTAGGAGCCCAGTTCTTTTACATCCCAGGTGCTGAGCTCCCCCTTCAGGCGCAGGCGAGTGACTCCCCTCGCTAGGGTCGATACTTGCAAATGTAGCCGTTTTTCAGATGACAGTCTTTATCATTCCAGTTCTTAAAATCTAGAAGGCAAAACAGAAATCAGTGGGGCAGTGGAAGGGCGAGTGGGGCCATTCCTGCCCTCACAGTGATGTTCCTCCTCATTGCACACTGCTGAGAGAAGACCCCAGCTCCTGTGCATGAGGCTGCGAGGATGAGGACGCTGGAGATGAAGGCCCATGTGCCTCAGACAGGGACAGGCACCATCGTTCCATGAGGGACGCTGTGTCAGAGTGACAGTTGAAGACccttgtgacattgcaccccataatgctttatggaaatctgcttatgaaagtaaataggacataactggaatatattttatgctagataggccatgtaacatatctctgcaaaggttatgatctactgactatatctgtatgcatgtatcatttttgtactcaaagttatgaatactggctgtgtacttgtttgattttaagtagctttagtaaggcatttggtcagcttccttagaaaggaatttgcaaattaAGTGTCCAATCAAGAAACAATTaatagacaatggatcttggacgactccaatccacataagaagtctaccttaggacgttcaaggtagcatgtgaacaatggctgctacctgtaagttctgagtcatgcatggacatgtgactagCTCATGTGACTACAAAACTCCTTTTTGTAGCTGGATACTAtatagggggtgggaggggtgtccacctacaagagagtctatttaaacccctgggagacctctccattttgtcttcagctggctgaagagatagcctctccacacccaagggatacctgaaagaaactggaacaaaggacagtaaccatagaggtgtgagtgattgctggacccagactagaaggagcctaGTCTGCAAAAGAAGCTtcctggaacatctctgagggtgtggcttcatctgtaatcactttcttactgtattaggtttagacttgtgtgttttattttattttgcttggtaattcactttgttctgtctgttactacttggaaacTCTTAAaccctactttttgtatttaatgaaatcactttttacttattaattaacccagattatgtattaatacctggttgggggggagggggggagaaacagctgtgcatatctctctaacagtgttatagagggcgaacaatctatgagtttatcctgtataagctttatacagggtaaaacagatttatttggggtttggaccccactgggagctgggcatctgagtgttagagacaggaacactacttaagctgttttcagttaagcctgcagctgttgggggacatggttcagacctgggcctgtgtttgcagcaggtaagcatgtctggctcaaacaaggcagggcactgaagtcccaagctgccagggaaaacaggggcagaagtagtcttggcacatcagttggcagccccaacgGGTTTTCTGTGATTCAACCCGTCACAACCCTCTTCTATTGTGTTGGAATATGTCTGATGAGAGCACGACGGGGCCTCTTGGTGCTAGGTGCTATGCATGCACATACCAACagacaatccctgctccagagagtgCACAGTCTAAGGAGAcaagaggtgggaggggaaactgaggcccatagtggggaagtgacttgcccaaggtcacccaggagatcagtggcagggctgggaatagaacactCAGACTCGTGAGCATCTGAGGCTGGGCGAGTCTGTGTGACTAGCAGAGCCCCATGAAGAATGAGTCATTCATGAATTAGCGAGTGAGCTTTCCCTGTTCACCCAGCTCTCTGTCCTATTGTCAGTGAATGGGATGAGACCTTcagccccgctccacccccgACGCCACTCCAGCAACATGGACAGCAGAAAGCTGGCTTAAATGGCCAGCTGGGGATTCCTCTTTCACAGGGGAACCCAGAAGAGAGACATCTGCCTTTACCCAACCCTGGCCTCCCCAGCATAGGGAAGAGGCTGGGATGTGGCGGAAGCTCCTGTGCTCTGGCCGTCCAGGTTGTTACTGCCGCTGTCAAAGcagtcctgaggctgctctaaattgcccCGGGGCCAAAATAGCCCCCCAGCTGCCTCCAGAATCAGGGTGCCAAAGACACCAACTGAAGAACCCATACCCTGCCTGCACATCATCTAGTGGACAATAGCTCTGCTTGGGTCTTTCCGTTTAACTGATTGTCTGGGGTCAAATGTACTGTATGGCCTGCCTTTGACTGGAGCTGAACCTCAAACTGGGATGTGTGGGGGAGGAGTTACCAGGTGAGTTGAGAGGAGAGGGAGTGGCAGTGTGAGCTGAGGGAGACAGGCACGCTGACAGGACAGGGGGCCATCCTCACAGAGAGAGCTGGAGGGTGTGGCCAGGGTCCTGTCTTGGCTGCTTTGTTGGTGCATGTGTGTTTGAACCGTCTGCTTACCCCTGTAATTCAGCAGCTCAGTACAGTACTCGACACCATGATTATTGTTTGGTTCCCCGGTGTTCCAAGCTTTGTAGTAATACTGGGAGCGATCTGTCCACCTCCAGCGTCTGTACTGCAGAGACAGGGGAGAAAAGCCTTTGGGTCCCCGAAAGAAGAGATCTCGGTGATAAGGCACCATAGAAACACCTAAACCCAACAGAGAAGCCCCGACTCTCTCCCACTGCCTGAGTAGGGCAAAGGGCcgtggggcagtgggtggggagagaccaGCTCAGGGGGACAGGACCTGGAGACGCTGATCTAATAGTAACACAGCACATGAACTTCACCTTCTACCTTCCAAGCTCTTTGCTTGAATTAACAAATCTCCACACCATGAAGCAGTCACTCTGGAGTGTGTTCTAGTCCCTAATGGGCAAGGCCCGCCATGGGGCACCGGTGGttttaagcaaaataaaagtGAGTCTGTGATGGAGATGCTGGATGGAtcagggaatgggacacggggccttttcCCCTCTAGTGGGCTCAGCACCAGTCTGACCCCAAGTTAGCAGGACTGGCTAGCTCAGTTGAATCAGAGAAGGAGACACGaggcctttcacctctaggggtGCTGCCTCTCGCCTGGCCTCAGCTCATGGGTGGCTAGC
The Eretmochelys imbricata isolate rEreImb1 chromosome 1, rEreImb1.hap1, whole genome shotgun sequence DNA segment above includes these coding regions:
- the LOC144277117 gene encoding interferon-induced protein with tetratricopeptide repeats 5-like, translating into MSTLRLKEKLQALQCHFTWNFEIRDQVDAVHLLQTLALRIAHTHYQNQPTLLAMQAYLCHLQGQYEDALQSLREAEEILQRDHPDNFPRQVLVIYGNYAWIYYHLAHYDLVEFYLDKVRKICSSLKSRSPHAAQIPETHAQKGWSLLAAGFRNGIEATKCFQMALREDRANGEFLAGLAIAVFASWTHSHKPVHREAAKKQLVAILHEQQQNYEAKVYLAKILKKCDRQQAEALLEDVVQNSLDPEVLRHAAKFFQPEIIEKAISVLEQAISLNPNYHLLHYDLGICYKKQLEEAKSGRREEILAAAIEAFKKAVQKDPASVFSRLALAEMYGENTPHYQEEIYLNLLSEMPSLSKKCQQAVYLHWGDFLFYKQKSVWEAAKMYKAGFTIPDNYLERQQLKSRLEEVSGEFQQSSQTTEAEAIRDFIQENESPWYMGRSTGGNNRAGDWRRRENVGSFPFPSVDTPRPLS